Genomic DNA from Bacteriovorax sp. Seq25_V:
TTTTGAAAATCGAATGGGCAAACTACATCCCTTGGGTTCTTCCAGAGTTAAAGTTTTCAAGTTTTAATGCGAAGTTATTTGACGATAGAAAAGTGAAAAAAACGCTCATCGATGCCATTAATGATCAGACCAAGGCCAGTCCTCCCAAACTCAAATATAAGGATCTAAAGTGGCAGGAGTGCCCAACTGTTTATATTAGAAATGAGGAAAATGAAGTTACAGTAAGCCTTGATCTAACTGGAGAGCGTCTTGATCGTCGTGGAAAGAAGCTTTTAACAACCAAGGCCCCAATCAGAGAATCAATCGCGGCAGCAATGTTTCAAAATATTACAAACCTTTGTAAGGACAGAGCTTCGTCGCTCACTCTCTTCGATCCAATGGCCGGCAGTGGAACGATTCTTTTTGAAGCTCATGATTTTAGCTTTACAAATCCAAGGCATTTTAACTTTCAAGAGATGCCTTTTTTCTTTAAGAATCAATTCTCACAAAACGTAGAAATGCTCCCCGCGAATCTTGACCTTATCAAAATTCTAAGCAATGACATTGATGAAGAAGCGGCCAATACTCTTAAGGAAAACGCACAAGAATATGATATTGAGAACCTTTCGGTTCTGACCGGAAACTTCTTTGAAAAGAAGTTAGATGAACTTAAAGGACAAGATAATCTCGTAATCCTTTCAAATCCTCCATATAATAAGCGAATAAAGACAGATGTGAAAATGGATGAGTTCTTAGAAATGTTTATGAAAAAAGCAACAGAGCTGAGTCCAATTATAATTTGTATTATCACCCCAATCGAGCACCCAATTCCAGTTCTCCCAAATTACAAGAGAACTGAGCTTAAAC
This window encodes:
- a CDS encoding RNA methylase PF01170 family, giving the protein MENYTQLFLVIIPGLEGLAMDEIKNKVPLDISSNWNALEIHKGGISIKTNNIRDIQTLHRILKIPTRILIRLSTFKAKDFPKLYKQLLKIEWANYIPWVLPELKFSSFNAKLFDDRKVKKTLIDAINDQTKASPPKLKYKDLKWQECPTVYIRNEENEVTVSLDLTGERLDRRGKKLLTTKAPIRESIAAAMFQNITNLCKDRASSLTLFDPMAGSGTILFEAHDFSFTNPRHFNFQEMPFFFKNQFSQNVEMLPANLDLIKILSNDIDEEAANTLKENAQEYDIENLSVLTGNFFEKKLDELKGQDNLVILSNPPYNKRIKTDVKMDEFLEMFMKKATELSPIIICIITPIEHPIPVLPNYKRTELKPVLNGGLETKIVSYVKSL